One part of the Raphanus sativus cultivar WK10039 chromosome 7, ASM80110v3, whole genome shotgun sequence genome encodes these proteins:
- the LOC108836740 gene encoding uncharacterized protein LOC108836740, producing the protein MSSTAPAPSPTPDPPDEGVLSPSAFPLLVSSTPSQTSIPPTIPATGAPSYAQRFKSSLRNLRKISSPTFEEDGTPVVQAPPSVILNSSESWKDHILCKFHGRMPVSGKVFSDLNPIWGKKGDIIVRTVSSTACLIYVPSVELREWILEVGYWQVANCALSVYLWNPDASLEAEDLVSAPTWAVLKKVPPQLYSLDGISVIASGIGEPLHTEKSRLDPFHFGDTKVKVEISLDAPPPSAVIVRDSLGYSVKIDVSYPRLPPQCCNCGKFGHLLNCCPNPILKNGFKNFPKTLQGNGKPKVSQVLVKDPEVQLEGSEAVGQVTEEVVAQVSEVVGQVTEGSEVVAQVSENVGQEIEDGEIVVQQVVVAPCLPPPEGSSSATLVQGKKALSKGSTQKVRVISHRSDASKTLTLPLNHDSSLTVDDEPSVEGVGLSPPDPEAERPFLPSPAAARKARKDLRRQALLNCSSPTAAASQLFSSIRGLSSGGRRNRF; encoded by the coding sequence ATGTCGTCTACCGCGCCTGCTCCGTCTCCCACGCCAGACCCGCCTGATGAAGGGGTCCTCTCTCCTTCAGCTTTCCCGCTTCTTGTTTCATCTACTCCATCCCAAACCTCAATTCCTCCGACGATTCCTGCTACGGGAGCGCCGTCGTATGCTCAGCGGTTCAAATCCTCACTCAGAAACCTCAGGAAGATCTCTTCCCCAACCTTTGAGGAAGACGGTACTCCGGTGGTCCAAGCCCCACCCTCAGTGATTTTAAACTCCTCAGAATCATGGAAAGACCATATCCTCTGCAAATTTCATGGTCGTATGCCGGTCTCCGGTAAAGTTTTCTCAGATCTAAACCCTATTTGGGGGAAGAAGGGAGACATTATCGTTCGTACAGTATCATCTACGGCTTGTCTCATCTATGTTCCTTCGGTCGAGCTTCGAGAGTGGATTCTGGAGGTCGGATATTGGCAAGTCGCCAACTGCGCGTTGTCTGTTTATCTTTGGAACCCAGATGCATCGTTGGAAGCTGAGGATCTAGTTTCGGCTCCGACATGGGCTGTTCTAAAGAAGGTCCCGCCTCAGTTGTACTCGTTGGATGGTATTAGTGTAATAGCCAGTGGTATAGGCgaaccacttcatacagagaaGTCTCGTTTGGATCCATTCCACTTTGGTGATACGAAGGTGAAAGTGGAGATATCTCTTGATGCTCCGCCCCCATCAGCAGTGATAGTACGGGATTCTCTTGGTTACTCAGTTAAAATAGATGTCTCTTATCCGAGACTTCCTCCTCAATGTTGCAACTGTGGTAAATTTGGTCACTTGCTAAACTGTTGTCCTAATCCAATCCTGAAGAATGGCTTCAAGAACTTTCCTAAGACCCTCCAGGGTAATGGGAAGCCGAAGGTGTCTCAGGTGCTAGTCAAAGACCCGGAGGTGCAGCTGGAAGGTTCAGAGGCGGTGGGTCAGGTTACAGAAGAAGTTGTGGCTCAGGTTTCAGAGGTTGTGGGTCAGGTTACAGAAGGTTCAGAGGTTGTGGCTCAGGTTTCAGAGAATGTGGGTCAGGAGATTGAAGACGGGGAGATTGTGGTTCAGCAGGTGGTTGTGGCTCCATGTTTACCTCCTCCGGAAGGTTCATCTTCTGCAACTCTGGTTCAAGGAAAGAAGGCGTTAAGTAAGGGTTCGACTCAGAAAGTGCGTGTGATTTCTCATCGGTCTGATGCTTCAAAGACGTTGACTCTCCCTCTTAATCATGATTCCTCCTTGACTGTGGATGACGAACCTTCAGTAGAGGGTGTTGGTTTATCTCCTCCGGATCCAGAAGCTGAGAGACCTTTCTTGCCTTCTCCTGCAGCAGCGAGGAAAGCGAGGAAAGACTTAAGGCGCCAAGCCCTTTTGAATTGTTCATCTCCAACTGCAGCGGCATCTCAGCTTTTTTCTTCTATTCGGGGACTTTCCTCGGGTGGGAGAAGGAATCGTTTTTAA